Proteins from a genomic interval of Capsicum annuum cultivar UCD-10X-F1 chromosome 4, UCD10Xv1.1, whole genome shotgun sequence:
- the LOC107867299 gene encoding putative lipase ROG1 isoform X1 codes for MDSLEMEKGSSFSDENGVKEMKSEVGIEKNENSNKKEEKKSELGTEKDEIRYKKTRRKRFSICPRFACMRLDDEVPAVVETPAGECSFNVESSQKGPPPPHLVVMVNGIIGSADDWKYAAKQFVKAYPRDIIVHCSTSNCSRLTFDGVDIMGTRLAEEVLSVIKQHPHLQKISFVGHSLGGLICRYAIAKLYEQKSARRACGEDMECSLDGSTNSSVEEVSKRKIAGLEPVNFITCATPHLGCRGHKQAPAFCGLYSFENAAASSSWLLGRSGRHLFLKDSDEGKPLLLRMASDSEDLPFISALQSFQRCVAYANTCFDYLVGWSTSSLRRRSELPKRRNLKKVDKYPHIVNIDKATSVSSQEEIPADAKIKGRKSQEMEEAMIRGLTKVSWERVDVSFKGSKQRHFAHTAIQVQSYCINSDGADVIQHMIDNFTV; via the exons ATGGATTCGTTGGAAATGGAGAAAGGTTCAAGCTTTAGTGATGAAAATGGAGTAAAAGAGATGAAGTCTGAAGTGGGTATTGAGAAAAATGAGAATAGCAATAAGAAGGAAGAGAAGAAATCTGAACTTGGTACTGAGAAGGATGAGATTAGATACAAGAAGACAAGGAGAAAAAGGTTTTCGATTTGTCCTAGGTTCGCGTGTATGAGATTGGACGATGAAGTTCCTGCTGTTGTTGAGACACCTGCTGGTGAATGTAGTTTCAATGTGGAGTCTAGTCAAAAGGGTCCTCCTCCTCCTCACTTAGTTGTCATGGTTAATGGCATTATTGGCAG TGCAGATGATTGGAAGTATGCTGCCAAGCAATTTGTGAAGGCCTATCCACGAGATATCATTGTTCATT GCAGTACATCTAATTGTTCAAGGTTGACATTCGATGGTGTTGACATAATGGGGACTAGATTAGCTGAAGAG GTACTGTCTGTTATAAAACAGCATCCACATCTACAGAAGATTTCCTTTGTTGGTCACTCCCTAGGTGGCCTGATATGTAGATATGCAATTGCAAAGCTATATGAACAAAAATCTGCAAGAAGAGCTTGTGGAGAAGATATGGAATGTAGTCTTGATGGGTCCACTAATTCAAGTGTGGAAGAggtatcaaaaagaaaaattgctGGGCTGGAACCCGTGAACTTTATAACCTGTGCTACACCACATCTCGGTTGTAGGGGGCACAAACAG GCTCCAGCATTCTGTGGGCTATACTCATTTGAAAATGCTGCAGCAAGTTCCTCATGGTTACTTGGAAGGAGCGGAAGGcatctctttttgaaagatagTGATGAAGGGAAACCTCTCCTTCTTCGGATGGCCAGTGATTCTGAAGATCTGCCGTTTAT ATCTGCTTTGCAGTCATTTCAGCGTTGTGTGGCCTATGCAAATACATGTTTTGACT ATCTTGTTGGATGGAGTACATCATCTTTGCGGCGCAGAAGTGAGCTTCCAAAG CGTCGAAACTTGAAAAAAGTGGATAAATACCCACATATTGTAAACATAGACAAGGCAACAAGTGTCAGTTCTCAAGAAGAAATTCCCGCTGACGCTAAAATAAAAGGACGCAAGTCTCAAGAAATGGAAG AGGCAATGATCAGAGGTTTAACAAAGGTGAGCTGGGAACGTGTTGATGTTAGCTTCAAAGGAAGTAAACAGAGACACTTTGCGCACACAGCAATTCAG
- the LOC107867299 gene encoding putative lipase ROG1 isoform X2, producing MALLADDWKYAAKQFVKAYPRDIIVHCSTSNCSRLTFDGVDIMGTRLAEEVLSVIKQHPHLQKISFVGHSLGGLICRYAIAKLYEQKSARRACGEDMECSLDGSTNSSVEEVSKRKIAGLEPVNFITCATPHLGCRGHKQAPAFCGLYSFENAAASSSWLLGRSGRHLFLKDSDEGKPLLLRMASDSEDLPFISALQSFQRCVAYANTCFDYLVGWSTSSLRRRSELPKRRNLKKVDKYPHIVNIDKATSVSSQEEIPADAKIKGRKSQEMEEAMIRGLTKVSWERVDVSFKGSKQRHFAHTAIQVQSYCINSDGADVIQHMIDNFTV from the exons ATGGCATTATTGGCAG ATGATTGGAAGTATGCTGCCAAGCAATTTGTGAAGGCCTATCCACGAGATATCATTGTTCATT GCAGTACATCTAATTGTTCAAGGTTGACATTCGATGGTGTTGACATAATGGGGACTAGATTAGCTGAAGAG GTACTGTCTGTTATAAAACAGCATCCACATCTACAGAAGATTTCCTTTGTTGGTCACTCCCTAGGTGGCCTGATATGTAGATATGCAATTGCAAAGCTATATGAACAAAAATCTGCAAGAAGAGCTTGTGGAGAAGATATGGAATGTAGTCTTGATGGGTCCACTAATTCAAGTGTGGAAGAggtatcaaaaagaaaaattgctGGGCTGGAACCCGTGAACTTTATAACCTGTGCTACACCACATCTCGGTTGTAGGGGGCACAAACAG GCTCCAGCATTCTGTGGGCTATACTCATTTGAAAATGCTGCAGCAAGTTCCTCATGGTTACTTGGAAGGAGCGGAAGGcatctctttttgaaagatagTGATGAAGGGAAACCTCTCCTTCTTCGGATGGCCAGTGATTCTGAAGATCTGCCGTTTAT ATCTGCTTTGCAGTCATTTCAGCGTTGTGTGGCCTATGCAAATACATGTTTTGACT ATCTTGTTGGATGGAGTACATCATCTTTGCGGCGCAGAAGTGAGCTTCCAAAG CGTCGAAACTTGAAAAAAGTGGATAAATACCCACATATTGTAAACATAGACAAGGCAACAAGTGTCAGTTCTCAAGAAGAAATTCCCGCTGACGCTAAAATAAAAGGACGCAAGTCTCAAGAAATGGAAG AGGCAATGATCAGAGGTTTAACAAAGGTGAGCTGGGAACGTGTTGATGTTAGCTTCAAAGGAAGTAAACAGAGACACTTTGCGCACACAGCAATTCAG